The genomic interval TTCGTCCTCTTCAGCCGCCGCCACCACGGCGGGGCCTGCCGGCAGCCAGGCCGGCCCGGGAGCGCCTCCGCCGTCCGCGCTGCCCGCCGGGCAGCCGCCGCAGCAGCAGACCCCGGTGTCGGCGGCCTCCTCGGCTCCCTCCGGCCCGGGGGGACAGCCGCAGCCCAAGCCGAGCCCCAGCCCCACCCCAGCCGGCGGCCCTAAGAAAGGACAAGGACAGTCGCCCGGCGGCGGGCCCAAGGGACCGGGCGGCCCCCAGCAGGGGCCCGGCGGGCCGCACAAGGGCGGACCGGGGCAccgcggcgggccgggcggAGAGCCGCGCGGCCGcgggcagcagcaccagggacAGCAGAGCCTGTCCGCGCAGCAAGGctcggccggcggcggcggcagcggcggcgagAAGCTCTCGGATGAGGTGAGTCATGgcgccctccccctccccgagcCACAAGATGGCGGCTGCGGCCGGGCACGGCGGTTCTGCGCGCCCTCGCCGCCATTTTGAGGGgaggagcgcggcggcggggggcccGGCAGAAGGGCGAGGCGAGAGGGGCGGTGGCGCTGGGCGCAGGCGGCCTGCGGGGACGCCTCGACATAATGTGCGTGTTCCCTAGGTGCCTAGGCAGTTCCCGACTGCAGCCTGAGGGGGTCTGTGGCAGCATGGGTTTGTATTCGCTTGCGGTGCCCTGGAGGTGCTCTGGGCTTCCTGGCGGGAGAAGGCCGCAGCTTGGCGGTGCAGGCGGCGGGGCTGCACGCAGTGATGGCTCGAACCGGTCTGCTTCTTTGTAGGGATTCAAAGCAAACCTCTCTCTTCTGAGGCGACCCGGGGAGAAGACCTATACTCAGCGATGCCGCTTGTTTGTTGGGAATCTGCCTGCTGACATAACAGACGAAGACTTTAAAAGACTGTTTGCCAAATATGGGGAGCCGGGAGAGGTTTTTATCAACAAGGGGAAAGGCTTTGGATTCATTAAATTGGTAGGCTTTCACACTGTACGTCCATCCATTTAATTCTCACGAAATAATAAGTTACAGCTTGGTTTTCTAAAATTGGATCTTAAACTTTCCTCAGGAATCTAGAGCTCTTGCAGAAATTGCAAAGGCAGAACTGGATGATACCCCCATGAGGGGTCGACAGCTTCGTGTTCGGTTTGccacacatgctgctgctctttcagTGCGTAATCTTTCACCCTACGTGTCCAACGAGTTGCTGGAGGAAGCTTTTTCCCAGTTTGGTCCAGTGGAAAGAGCTGTTGTGATTGTAGATGATCGAGGTAGATCAACAGGAAAAGGCATTGTTGAATTTGCATCAAAGCCAGCTGCAAGAAAAGCGTTTGAACGGTGTACTGAAGGAGTGTTTTTGTTGACAACGTAAGTATTTTGCTGCTTAGGATTTTTAGTTTTAAGCTGAATAAATGGTTGGCTTCTAGTTTTTCAGAAGGGAGATTCTTACGGAAAAGTGAAATGAGTATTCTTTTGTTCAGCACTCCTAGGCCAGTTATTGTGGAACCATTGGAACAACTGGATGATGAAGATGGTCTTCCAGAAAAGCTTGCTCAGAAGAATCCGATGTATCAAAAGTAGGCACTATCTTTTGGTATAAAGAGTATATAGATGATGTGCGTAGTATTGTCCCTGACTGTGAAGGAGATGGagtaatttttcagaaacaggCTTTGAATTTTGAGTAGTATTTTCGGTTCTtgggggtttttctttttgaagagtGTATTTGTAGATAATATACTGATTTGTTCAGTATATTCACTAAGTGTTACACAAGCAGTTTTCTACATTGTATCACAAAGAAACAGTAAAGCCTAAATAGCAGCCcattaacagattttttttttggtatataTGTAGCAACTCTTGAAAATCAGACCTCAACTGTTTGCTCATCCTGTTGAGAACTGTTGTCTCACTTAAGGTGTATCTCATGTTGATGATCCCATAGGGAACTTACAAACTGATGTTTTTTTAACTCATTGCATGACTAATAAAAACTAGTTGCCTttggatttgccttctgaagcTGACCACTGGGCATAAAAGAGTAGATAAGAGTCTATAAGAGTCTTTTCCCAAGTAGCCATTTTAGGTTAGGATTTGCATATTAAACCTCTTCGTTGTAGAACTGTTGTGTTTTCCCAGATCACAAAAGGGAGTGCAGAGGGGAAATCCAGTCAGTCCTGTTTGTGTGAGAAAGTGTTCAAAGTTACTTGCTTTGATCAAAAGCTATAAACAGTTTAGAGGCAGTGTCTTTGAAACAGTGTAGGTTATTGTAGTGTttctaaaatgttaaaatattttacattgctAATGTATGGAAAGCTTTTGAACTTTCCTAGTTTTGTTCCATTAATTACTGAATCTTAGGCTTCAGTTTCTTTATAGGACAGCATAAGCTGTTGGCCCTTAGGCATTTTGCAAATTATTAAGTTAGTGAAGATTATTACTTCCCTTTAACATGCAGTGCTTTGGGTAagtcagcactgaaaaaaatccatctttcCATATGCTGTTGTTTTGAGCAGCTGTACCTACTTGGGCAAAGGCCTGTCTTGTTTGAGGATTTTGCACCTGGCAGTTGCCAGCAATGGAGTGTCTAAGGAAGAAGTTAAGAACAAGATAAACATGCAGTAGAACTGTAAGTGGGAAGATTTGCTTGGATGTGATAGTGCAGGAGTCTCCATATTTGCTGCGGTAGTCATAGagtttatttatattaaatgcTGCTGTTTAAGCGTGTAAAATGCTGTACTGTTAGCAGCATTGTGTCACAGCAAGTTTTCTATCACATAGTTGTGAGGTAGTGTTTTCAGGACTCCTTTGATGTTCCCTGGTAATTCTGCTGTTTTGCTTGTGATCTTTTATTGACCTTCAGTTTCCAGGTTTACCCAGTCTGAATGAGCATCTTCCTTTCCGCAGGGAAAGAGAGACTCCTCCCCGTTTCGCTCAGCCTGGCAGTTTTGAATTCGAATATTCCCAGAGGTGGAAATCTTtagatgaaatggaaaaacagcagagagaacAGGTGGCAAAAAACATGAAAGATGCCAAGGACAAACTTGAAAGTGAGATGGAAGATGCTTATCATGAACATCAGGCAAACCTCTTGCGTCAAGGTAATTAGCTCTGAAGTCTGTTTCatctttttgctttaaatgcTAGCTTAAATGTATAGCTGTTTAATGAATAAATTCATGCTTCCTAGTGCTAACTTAAGAATTTCAGGCTTAAGAAAGAGCAACTGGTagtttttaagtttttatttaattgaaatATTGTTAAGAATAGCAGTGGTCAGAAGGTAGCTGTCTGCTATACTGCAGATGAGGTTGATCTAATTCTGATCTGAGTTTAAATACGAGTTTGTGAAATAGCTGCTGACAGGCTTCATTTCTGCAGACCTTATGAGGCGTCAGGAAGAACTGAGGCGTATGGAAGAACTCCATAATCAAGAAATGCAGAAACGCAAGGAAATTCAGCTGAGGTTGGTTTGGCtttcatgggatttttttcaatgttacatttgtttctttttaaaattacttatgtatgaaagtttttatttttcaagaaatacCATTGCCACTTCAGTTTGTGTATGAGAAATTGAACTGCAGTGTAAGTTTTTCCTTGAGTATTTGAGGATcataaagtatctttttttccttaagtgtAATCATTCAGTGCCTTTTGAATCACTTGTGCAAGTGATGTTCATAAGATAAGTGGATGTGTTACACTCCTGGGGTTTAACAATCTGCTTTGGGATGatcaggcaggaggaggagcgTCGCAGGCGGGAAGAGGAAATGATGATACGTCAGCGGGAGATGGAAGAACAAATGAGAAGACAGAGGGAAGAGAATTACAGTAGAATGGGTTACATGGATCCAGTAAGTGAAATCATGATGGTTTTTGGGTACATTACCATGTTCAGGAATTTTTTTGATCTGTTTTCAAGATCGATGCGTTTGGCTTCCTTTATGTTACATAATGGGATGTCTTTGTGTAGGTGAAATGGTAGTAGTTAGCTGTACATATGCTTTATCTCCTGAAAGGTATGGATTTCAGTAGTTGATTAtctgtgctaaaagttgtttCTTCTatgcagagggagagagacatGAGAATGGGTGGTGCTACCACAATGAACATGGGAggtaaagaatttttaaataattactttatGTGGTTACCTTAGAAATTGTCAGAATAtgattatatatttttctttcttagatCCTTATGCTTCTGCAGCCCAGAAATTTCCACCTCTCGGAGGTGGTGGCGGCATAGGTTATGAAGCTAATCCAGGAGTTGGCCAAGCAGCCATGAGTGGTTCTATGATGGGAAGTGACATGGTAATGTATCCTGTGGTGGCTTTAGTTTAGCACAGGGGAAATGTTGTGGTTGGGAATTGAGTTCTCTACCAGTGTTCGGATGGTTGTGTAAATTTCACTGTTAACTGCTGACTTTCTTGTCAGGTGTTTAACATGAAGACTAGTGTGGCAGTATGTAGTACTAGATTAGTTCTTAACCATTATGGTAGCTTACACAGTCGGAAGTTGTTTGTAAGTGAATTCAAATGTGCTGTTAAGCATATTTGCAATTAACTCTGACTTTATTGGACTTTGGAAATTCTGCGTCACTGTTAGGcttggaaggatttttttataaattctaGAGTATCTGACAAATTTCATAATCAAAATACATAATGTAGTAGCTTTTCAGTGATTTGACATTCTGTATTTATGGACAAGAGAGatttttgttctcctttccaATGTGTaacattgcatttattttggcCCTTCCAAGCCTAGTTAGGGTTGATGCATGTTGGTATGGGTATGCTGTTAATTCAAAAATCTGCGCTCATGAGTATTTAAGCAGCAGATTAACTTAAGTAATCAATGGTAAACAGCATATCACTTACTCTGTATGCTGATGTTTGTCATAGAagagcagaaatgctgttttttaGCTTTAGGCATGTTCCAGTGATCCTTGACGGTAGCCATTTTGTGGTTCCTATCTCACAAAGGAATGGTAGCCTGTTCTTGTTTTCCCGTGCTGGGCATGACTATATAGGTAGAGTTTGTTAAAACTACGGCATATCTCATCTTCCGAGGTATGTTTCCAAACTGTACTATTTTTGGCACACTATATGTGTGAATGGGCTTTGAGCCTGCTTGGTGTTATCACACTGAAGCAATATGGATGTAGATTAAAGAAATGCTTAATGGGTAGGATGGAAATCTATGTTGGCTTAGGTGGCAATATTAGTGTGCTTTCACCCTCCTGAAAGGGTGTACACTCTGTAGCACAAGCTGAACTAAATGATTTTTGGGTGGGTTTAGGCCTCTGGCTTAACGTGGTGAGCTACCATAGTAGCTTGTCAGgtatcttctgtttttttggGGGAACCATATCTTTGCAATGATAACTTTGCAACCATCATTGATTCAGTAGACAGTGCCGTTGGCCTTAACGTATCTATATAATCTACTGATATTTAAGCAGTTCCTAAGTTTCCCGTGAACAGTTAGGCAGTCTGTGGTGAATGCTGTGtacatttttctcctgaaaatcaTGGTACAGGTGCATGCTGAACTTGTGTAATACTTGAAAATGTGATATGGTCAGATGGTGTGACAGTAAGATGGTTTAACTGCCTTGAGTTTCTTAGCATGGGGATCTCTGTCACACAGTGCTGTCACAGTTACTGGGCTGATATCTTTTAAACAGAATTGGAGATAAGCTTAAGCTGCCATGAATTAGGCAGAAAAGAACCTAGGTAATCTTTCTGAAATTCCTTTCTTGGAAGGATTGAAACTGACTTTCAGCAGTCAAGAACTTGAAGTGTGAATTTTCAGTTGCAGATACCTTTTGTAACAAGCAACCTACCATTGTTCTGTTACTCGGTAGTGGCAAACTTGCTTGAAATGAAAGTTTAAAGCTATCTTTGACTTTATAATTTGTCAGTTCTGTAGATTGAATGCTGATCACACCTACTGATACAGTAACTGAATGAAGTATATGCAACTAGAGGTACTAGTAAAAATACCTGAAGTCTCTGCTTTATTGCAGGGTAATTTAGCTTTTGCATCTTGGTGTGAAACCTTTCAACGCTGTGAAGTTGTGAATTTTCCAAGAGCTTGTTGTGAaggtggggtgggaagggagatATTGACTAGATGCACACAACCCTTTGTGCATAGTTCTAACTCGAAACACTGAATAAAATGTAGTTCTTTGAAGACATTTTGCATATTATACAGCAGCAGTTCCGGAGTACGTGGGATTTTAACAAATGCAAGTCTTTTGATCGAGCAATTGCGTTGGTTAGGTAAATCACTGGTCATTAgcttttttcacattttttttttcttcttgcaatcCAGTAGTGCTCACAATCAGTTTTGGTTACTGCCTAAGGCCTCTGCAGTTTAGTCAGCAGACCGTAGTCTTAACCCCATCTTGAAAAGCACATGGTCTCTATTGCAGCACATGCCATTAACTGGTGAGTAGGCATTCTGTTTACAATGACATTTTATGAATGTCAGCTCATACTTCAGTGAACTGAAGATTCGTTCTCTGGCTAGGCTTATTTGGAAATGACAGTGATGTAATCTAAGCTTTTACTGCACTAAAGGTGAGAAGTTTGCAAGCTATTTGCATTAACTTGGTTGAAAATTGCTAGAGCTCATTTGGAAAAGTTGTTAATTCACATCTGCACTAATGCTTACATTTCTAGCACTGCAGGGAGGATCTGTTCTTTGTAACAGATGTATGAGAATGCATCAAGTGGGAACATACCTCAAGGCATGTATTACaataaactaatttttaaattacccttttttcctttctatgttCCCGGTACCTGTGGATCGGCTCAATGGTGATTGTATCGACGAACCTTGACTACGGAACcttctaaaaatatatacttaaCACACATGGACATCAACTACATATAATGAACTGTTAATTCTGTTCCAATAGCGTCCTGAACGCTTTGGGCAGGGAGGTGCGGGGCCTGTGGGTGGCCAGGGTCCTAGAGGAATGGGGCCTGGAACACCAACAGGATATGGTAGAGGGAGAGAAGAATATGAAGGCCCAAACAAAAAGCCCCGATTTTAGATGTGACCTGTAGTTTCATTCCAGTTtgtttttgtctgtcttgtttAGACACCAACTTTTTAATTCTTGCATTTTAGTAAGAAAGCTACGTTTTTATGGATGTTAGAAACTTACTGACCTAATATTTGTAAGTGGTCTGTTTGGGCGAGTACAATTTAATTATGTAATGCagtgtttcaaaacaaatttagCTGTTTTTTTGATGTATAACGTCCCTAACTTGATGGCAGTGTACCTTGTGCCACTGAATTCCCAAAGTGTaccaacttttttttactgtgcttcaaataaatagaaaactAAATGTAGTAACTCTTCTTGCCATTCGTGGTTAAACATAACGAGGCTAAATACCACACCTTCCGCAGTAAACCAAGAATCTTGAGTAGAGGTCAAACTAGACCAGGGTGTGGAACTGTAGTGAAGAGTGAGATCTCTTCCCATAATGCCTCTAGCTTAAGATTGGGTCAAATAGTAGCCTAACTTTCCAGTAGGTGCAGATTTTTTGAGCATTAATTGTGCTGCAATAAGGAAGCAAATTGAAATCTTGCAAGTGCTGTAAGATACAATAATTAAAGCTGCACTGCAAGCAGTGCAGTATGTAATGAATTTCCTATTTTAGCTACGGATAATGGGTGGTGGGATGGTAGCTCTTACCACCTTGGCAGTTACTGCTTGGAATCTTTTAAAGACTTTAAGCAGAAGACTAGCaatggttattttaaaataaattcatagaATGACTTGTATTGGCTGACTTCCTAACTAAAGGATTGTTAATGCGATATTTATATGCTCTTAAGCTGTCTGAGATTACAGGATCTGGCCTTGCTCCGTATTGTATACTTACCTGAAATTGCTTGGCAAAAAGACCAGAAGTGTTACTTGAGTGATTACGGTTAACTTGCTTATGTCCTCATGCTAATTGAGTGGACTAATTTGCATAGTTCAGAATACAATCATTTGTATTATTGGGACTGCAGGAACTATTCTTAAATCGTGTAGCTGGTGGGCAAATCCTAAAAACCTGtatgtaaaatacagaaattagcTTGCTTGCATGATGGTTATCGCTCTTTTATTATTGATGTTTGGAGATAATGCATCAAAACTAGTATCTGAATCTGGAGTTTAATAGTTAATACTACACAGTACAAATAAACTCCCTTTAAGGTTCTTTTGTAGAAGATTTGATGAATTCGTTAGCTTGCTGTTCATTTTATTAAGCCCCAGAAGAATTTCAAAGCATTCCGGACTCATTGATAAGGTAGTTGCTTTGCTTATTATTACATTGTACCACATAAGCTGGGAACATGACTTCCCAGTCTAAAATACC from Haliaeetus albicilla chromosome 16, bHalAlb1.1, whole genome shotgun sequence carries:
- the SFPQ gene encoding splicing factor, proline- and glutamine-rich translates to MSRDRFRSRGGGGGGFHRRGGGGGRGGPNHDFRSPPPGMGMGQNRGPMGGGPQGPAGPPGGGPKPEPPKPPASTSAPPSSSSSAAATTAGPAGSQAGPGAPPPSALPAGQPPQQQTPVSAASSAPSGPGGQPQPKPSPSPTPAGGPKKGQGQSPGGGPKGPGGPQQGPGGPHKGGPGHRGGPGGEPRGRGQQHQGQQSLSAQQGSAGGGGSGGEKLSDEGFKANLSLLRRPGEKTYTQRCRLFVGNLPADITDEDFKRLFAKYGEPGEVFINKGKGFGFIKLESRALAEIAKAELDDTPMRGRQLRVRFATHAAALSVRNLSPYVSNELLEEAFSQFGPVERAVVIVDDRGRSTGKGIVEFASKPAARKAFERCTEGVFLLTTTPRPVIVEPLEQLDDEDGLPEKLAQKNPMYQKERETPPRFAQPGSFEFEYSQRWKSLDEMEKQQREQVAKNMKDAKDKLESEMEDAYHEHQANLLRQDLMRRQEELRRMEELHNQEMQKRKEIQLRQEEERRRREEEMMIRQREMEEQMRRQREENYSRMGYMDPRERDMRMGGATTMNMGDPYASAAQKFPPLGGGGGIGYEANPGVGQAAMSGSMMGSDMVKMKAE